From one Bacteroides fragilis NCTC 9343 genomic stretch:
- a CDS encoding capsule assembly Wzi family protein produces the protein MKRRNYFIFSCLMLMAPAAVQAQFDKGLNYKIETSATVSGGHNTPFWLVANKHGLSSIRKNNAYLDAGIFRDLEKDKKFSYAFGLEMVGASRFTSKFFIQQAYVDLRYRGMEISVGSKERGNEMKNDQLSSGSMTFSTNARPIPQVRVSIPEYIPFPWTKNWLHIKGHVAYGMFTDEKFQERFTAGRSKYTKETLFHSKAAFLKVENLQKSPVSVELGIEMAAQFGGDCYYPDGTVLRTPDSWKDFFRIFFPSNGDSGASESDQINILGNHVGSYSAAVGYHFPTWKIKAYWEHFFEDRSGMTLTYGMWRDCLAGLEVTLPENPFVKTIVGEFLYTKHQSGAFHYFATPAIDHSFTGADNYYNNSQYAGWEHWGQGIGNPLVTSPIYNKDGNLAFESNRVKGFHIGLNGSPTSEIDYRILVSVAKHWGTYGSPYRNIRRNQNGLLEVTYKPEQIRGWSFTLAGAVDGGNMLGESWGGMLTIRKTGLIGKKK, from the coding sequence ATGAAACGAAGAAACTATTTCATATTCAGCTGTTTGATGCTGATGGCTCCTGCGGCTGTGCAGGCGCAATTTGACAAAGGCCTAAACTATAAGATTGAAACCAGTGCAACCGTAAGTGGTGGGCACAACACGCCTTTTTGGCTCGTGGCAAATAAGCACGGGCTTTCGTCTATTCGAAAAAACAATGCTTATTTGGATGCAGGTATCTTTCGGGATTTGGAGAAGGATAAAAAGTTCTCTTATGCCTTTGGGTTGGAAATGGTGGGTGCAAGTCGCTTCACTTCTAAATTCTTCATCCAACAGGCTTATGTGGATTTGCGTTATCGGGGGATGGAAATAAGTGTCGGCAGTAAGGAGCGTGGCAACGAAATGAAAAATGATCAGTTGAGCTCCGGTAGTATGACTTTTTCTACCAATGCCCGTCCTATTCCGCAAGTTCGGGTTTCTATACCCGAGTATATTCCTTTTCCGTGGACCAAAAACTGGTTGCATATCAAGGGACACGTGGCTTATGGGATGTTTACGGATGAAAAGTTCCAAGAGCGTTTCACTGCCGGGCGTTCTAAATATACGAAAGAGACTCTGTTTCATTCGAAAGCAGCTTTCCTGAAGGTGGAGAATTTGCAGAAGTCACCTGTTTCGGTGGAATTGGGTATCGAGATGGCAGCTCAGTTTGGAGGCGATTGCTATTATCCGGACGGGACGGTATTGCGTACACCGGACAGTTGGAAAGACTTTTTCCGTATTTTCTTTCCAAGCAACGGAGACAGTGGAGCTTCGGAGAGCGACCAGATCAATATTCTGGGAAATCACGTCGGAAGTTACAGTGCCGCTGTGGGATATCATTTTCCGACCTGGAAAATAAAGGCTTACTGGGAGCACTTTTTTGAAGACCGCTCGGGAATGACACTGACTTATGGTATGTGGAGAGATTGTCTGGCCGGATTAGAGGTGACGTTGCCGGAGAATCCTTTTGTGAAAACGATTGTCGGAGAGTTTTTGTATACGAAACACCAATCGGGAGCTTTCCATTACTTTGCTACTCCGGCCATTGATCATTCGTTTACCGGAGCTGATAATTATTATAATAATTCGCAGTATGCCGGTTGGGAACATTGGGGACAGGGTATTGGTAATCCGTTGGTTACCTCACCTATATATAATAAGGATGGAAACCTGGCTTTTGAGAGTAACCGTGTGAAAGGATTCCATATCGGTTTGAATGGCAGTCCTACCTCAGAGATAGATTACCGCATTCTGGTAAGTGTTGCTAAGCATTGGGGAACTTACGGTAGTCCGTACCGGAATATCAGAAGAAACCAGAACGGGTTGTTAGAAGTGACTTATAAACCCGAACAGATTCGGGGATGGAGTTTCACGCTGGCCGGTGCGGTAGACGGTGGCAATATGTTAGGAGAAAGTTGGGGAGGTATGCTCACCATTCGTAAAACAGGTTTAATTGGTAAGAAGAAATGA
- a CDS encoding DUF5724 domain-containing protein: MENKKGQPTTEAIFRGIQSGKVLELFDKLQYQIAIHGDLTYSDPWGEVHRFRDQFESAKHDSDSPTAIGRYPFADVWIHFYETEVKDYSLLLEMCLMASHSRTSVWRKGFGTLLDKLYGKIPLVEYEQALEHLEHPYALSEILWALEWDYRDQEVYLKFSHYILLHLLPLLTPRNITFLYSVREWFGSTSDHRVVLVHCYWIDCWLKHPKRLLTDDEFTADFKIRYELYRLCNFLSYKEEPYPLEFPIRAVDFGRACQMGLLSEDTLMVELMDRPLSPVLIEEAVDFFYKKDQKEKRLYTDCRDYDFSRFKKVLEKVTERILDIELERGEACTDVTSLARKLDGVTGAELMIRLLSLMGKEKFIRLDKWYYDTGESRTGMFCHLMLHCAPSPTDTPDWLKMLVERAGITPKRLVEMAVYSPRWLEMVEEAIGWKGLTCAANLFYAYTRECYDDVDEARITPYTLLSPLEISVGVVDTAWFWKAYNALGRERYEKVFAASKAVTESSGVYSRFRKYTDALVGKYTIAQLESLVMDNRNKDWVRAYPLAPFAGKARKKEVDARLRFLKAFWLSSDTLSGRHTAEKEAVQVALDNLTGNSGLGNLDTRWFKKKVW; encoded by the coding sequence ATGGAGAATAAAAAAGGACAACCTACTACAGAGGCAATCTTTAGGGGAATACAGTCAGGAAAAGTATTAGAGCTTTTTGACAAACTACAATATCAGATCGCCATTCATGGTGATCTGACTTATAGTGATCCTTGGGGGGAGGTACACCGGTTCAGGGATCAATTTGAAAGTGCGAAACACGACTCGGATTCACCAACGGCGATAGGGCGCTATCCGTTTGCCGATGTATGGATACATTTTTATGAGACGGAAGTGAAGGATTATTCGCTTCTACTGGAAATGTGCCTGATGGCATCCCATTCACGGACTAGTGTCTGGCGTAAAGGTTTCGGGACGTTACTCGATAAATTATACGGAAAAATACCTTTGGTGGAGTACGAACAGGCATTGGAACATCTGGAACATCCCTATGCCCTGAGTGAAATTCTCTGGGCTTTGGAGTGGGACTATCGGGACCAGGAGGTGTATCTGAAGTTTTCACATTACATCCTGCTCCATCTTTTGCCCTTGCTTACTCCCCGGAATATCACCTTCCTGTATAGCGTGCGCGAGTGGTTTGGTTCCACCAGTGATCATCGTGTCGTGCTTGTTCATTGTTATTGGATAGACTGCTGGCTGAAGCACCCGAAACGTTTACTGACCGATGATGAATTTACGGCCGATTTCAAGATACGTTACGAACTCTATCGTTTGTGTAATTTCTTATCCTATAAGGAAGAGCCCTATCCGCTTGAGTTCCCTATTCGTGCTGTCGACTTCGGGAGAGCCTGTCAGATGGGGCTTCTGTCCGAAGATACACTGATGGTCGAACTGATGGATCGTCCCCTGTCGCCTGTGTTGATAGAAGAGGCTGTGGACTTTTTCTATAAGAAAGACCAAAAGGAGAAACGGCTGTATACCGATTGCCGGGATTATGATTTCAGCCGTTTCAAGAAAGTATTGGAAAAAGTAACGGAACGTATCCTCGACATCGAGCTGGAAAGGGGAGAAGCCTGTACCGATGTCACTTCGTTGGCTCGGAAGCTGGACGGGGTGACCGGAGCCGAACTAATGATCCGCTTGTTGAGTCTGATGGGTAAGGAGAAATTCATACGGCTCGATAAATGGTACTACGATACCGGAGAAAGCCGTACAGGTATGTTCTGTCATCTGATGTTACATTGCGCTCCTTCGCCGACAGATACGCCGGACTGGTTGAAGATGCTCGTCGAACGGGCGGGTATCACTCCGAAGCGCCTGGTGGAGATGGCCGTGTATTCTCCCCGTTGGCTGGAGATGGTAGAAGAGGCTATCGGATGGAAAGGCCTGACCTGTGCGGCAAATTTGTTTTATGCTTACACAAGGGAGTGTTATGATGATGTGGATGAGGCAAGAATCACGCCTTATACACTCTTGTCACCTTTGGAGATCTCGGTGGGAGTGGTGGATACGGCATGGTTTTGGAAAGCCTACAATGCACTGGGACGCGAACGTTACGAAAAAGTTTTCGCGGCTTCCAAGGCTGTTACGGAATCTTCCGGTGTATATAGCCGTTTCCGGAAGTATACGGATGCTCTTGTGGGAAAGTATACGATAGCACAGTTGGAAAGCCTGGTGATGGACAACCGGAATAAAGATTGGGTGCGTGCCTATCCGCTTGCCCCGTTTGCCGGAAAAGCCCGGAAGAAAGAGGTAGATGCGCGGCTCCGCTTCCTCAAGGCTTTCTGGCTAAGCAGTGACACCCTGTCCGGACGTCATACTGCTGAAAAGGAGGCCGTACAGGTGGCTCTTGACAACCTTACCGGAAATTCCGGACTGGGGAATCTGGATACCAGGTGGTTTAAAAAGAAGGTCTGGTGA
- a CDS encoding ABC-F family ATP-binding cassette domain-containing protein produces MTPYLQVDNLTKSFGDLVLFENISFGIAEGQRIGLIAKNGTGKTTLLNILSGKEGYDSGNIVFRRDLRVDYLEQDPQYPEELTVLEACFHHGNSTVELIKEYERCMETEGHPGLDDLLVRMDHEKAWEYEQKAKQILSQLKIRNFDQQVKHLSGGQLKRVALANALITEPDLLILDEPTNHLDLNMTEWLEEYLRRTNLSLLMVTHDRYFLDRVCSEIIEIDNRQVYQYKGNYSYYLEKRQERIEAKSVEIERANNLYRTELDWMRRMPQARGHKARYREDAFYELEKVAKQRFNNDNVKLEVKASYIGSKIFEADHLYKSFGDLKILEDFSYIFARYEKMGIVGNNGTGKSTFIKILMGQVQPDSGTLDIGETVRFGYYSQDGLQFDEQMKVIDVVQDIAEVIELGNGKKLTASQFLQHFLFTPETQHSYVYKLSGGERRRLYLCTVLMRNPNFLVLDEPTNDLDIITLNVLEEYLQNFKGCVIVVSHDRYFMDKVVDHLLVFNGQGDIRDFPGNYSDYRDWKEAKSQKEKEAEKPQEEKTARVRLNEKRKMSFKEKREFEQLEKEIAELETEKLQIEELLCSGTLSVDELTEKSKRLPEVNDLIDEKTMRWLELSEIES; encoded by the coding sequence ATGACCCCTTATTTACAAGTAGATAATCTTACCAAATCTTTTGGCGATTTGGTTCTTTTCGAAAATATTTCCTTCGGTATTGCCGAAGGCCAGCGTATCGGCTTGATCGCTAAAAACGGTACGGGTAAAACCACCTTATTAAATATACTCTCCGGAAAGGAGGGATATGATAGCGGCAATATTGTGTTCCGCCGTGACCTCCGGGTTGATTATTTGGAACAAGATCCGCAATATCCTGAAGAATTGACCGTGTTGGAAGCCTGCTTTCACCATGGTAACAGTACCGTGGAGTTGATAAAGGAGTACGAACGGTGCATGGAAACCGAAGGACATCCGGGACTGGATGACCTGCTGGTACGTATGGACCATGAAAAGGCCTGGGAGTATGAACAGAAGGCTAAACAGATACTTTCGCAACTCAAGATACGGAACTTTGACCAACAGGTGAAGCATCTCTCCGGAGGACAGCTTAAGAGGGTAGCTTTGGCCAATGCTTTGATTACCGAACCGGATTTGCTGATTTTGGACGAGCCTACCAACCATCTGGATCTCAACATGACCGAATGGCTGGAAGAGTATCTTCGCCGTACGAACCTCAGTCTGCTGATGGTGACGCATGACCGTTACTTTCTCGACCGTGTCTGTTCCGAAATCATCGAGATAGACAACCGCCAGGTTTATCAATACAAAGGAAATTACAGTTATTATCTGGAGAAACGCCAGGAACGCATCGAAGCGAAATCGGTCGAGATAGAGCGTGCGAACAATTTATATCGTACCGAGTTGGACTGGATGCGTCGTATGCCTCAGGCACGCGGACACAAAGCCCGGTATCGCGAAGATGCTTTTTATGAACTGGAGAAAGTTGCCAAACAACGATTTAACAATGACAATGTGAAGCTGGAAGTGAAAGCTTCTTATATTGGCAGCAAGATATTCGAGGCTGATCATCTCTATAAGAGCTTTGGTGACCTGAAGATATTGGAAGATTTCTCTTACATCTTCGCCCGTTATGAAAAGATGGGAATTGTGGGGAATAACGGTACGGGGAAGTCTACTTTTATAAAAATATTGATGGGACAGGTGCAGCCTGACAGTGGTACACTGGATATTGGAGAGACCGTACGTTTCGGATACTATTCGCAGGACGGATTACAGTTTGACGAGCAGATGAAAGTCATTGACGTTGTGCAGGATATCGCCGAGGTCATTGAGTTGGGTAACGGCAAGAAGCTAACGGCTTCCCAGTTTCTGCAACACTTCTTATTTACTCCCGAAACTCAACATAGTTATGTATACAAATTGAGTGGGGGAGAACGCCGTCGACTTTATCTCTGTACCGTGCTGATGCGTAACCCGAACTTCCTGGTACTTGACGAGCCGACGAATGATCTCGATATTATTACCTTGAATGTGTTGGAGGAATATTTGCAGAACTTCAAGGGATGTGTCATTGTCGTTTCGCACGACCGCTACTTTATGGATAAAGTGGTCGACCACCTGTTGGTATTCAACGGACAGGGAGATATTCGTGACTTTCCCGGTAATTACAGCGATTATCGTGACTGGAAAGAAGCCAAATCCCAAAAGGAAAAGGAGGCGGAGAAACCACAGGAAGAAAAAACAGCCCGTGTCCGCCTGAACGAGAAGCGCAAGATGAGTTTCAAAGAGAAACGGGAATTCGAACAACTGGAAAAGGAAATAGCCGAGCTGGAAACAGAGAAACTACAGATAGAAGAACTGCTCTGCAGTGGTACGCTTTCGGTAGACGAACTGACGGAAAAATCGAAGCGATTGCCCGAGGTAAACGATCTGATAGACGAGAAAACCATGCGTTGGCTTGAACTTAGCGAAATAGAATCATGA
- a CDS encoding histidinol-phosphatase produces the protein MNLTNYHSHTLYCDGRAGMEDFIRFAISRGFTSYGISSHAPLPFPTHWTMEWDRMDDYLDEFTRMKEKYASEIELAVGLEIDYLNEDSNPSVRRFQELPLDYRIGSVHLLYNDRDEVVDIDVCAEVFRDIVDQHFGGDLDRVIHLYYDRLLRMVELGGFDILGHADKMHHNAACYRPGLLDESWYDALIHDYFSAVAAKGYIVEINTKALHHLNTFFPNERYFPLLKELGVRVQVNSDSHYPERINSGRPEALAALQKAGFETVTEWHGGKWIEMPL, from the coding sequence ATGAACCTGACCAATTATCATAGTCATACCCTCTATTGTGACGGCCGTGCCGGCATGGAGGATTTTATCCGTTTTGCCATCAGCCGGGGATTTACGTCCTATGGTATTTCTTCGCATGCCCCTCTGCCGTTTCCGACTCATTGGACGATGGAATGGGATCGTATGGACGACTATCTGGATGAATTTACCCGGATGAAAGAGAAATATGCTTCGGAAATCGAACTGGCTGTCGGGCTGGAAATAGATTACCTGAACGAAGACAGTAATCCTTCCGTCCGGCGTTTCCAAGAGTTGCCGCTCGACTACCGTATCGGTTCGGTACATCTGCTTTACAATGACCGGGATGAAGTAGTGGATATCGATGTATGTGCAGAGGTGTTCCGGGATATCGTCGATCAGCATTTCGGCGGTGACCTCGACCGTGTGATTCATCTGTATTATGACCGTCTGCTACGAATGGTCGAACTGGGAGGCTTTGATATTCTGGGACACGCCGATAAGATGCATCACAATGCAGCCTGTTACCGCCCCGGTCTGTTGGACGAGTCTTGGTACGATGCATTGATACACGACTATTTCTCCGCTGTTGCAGCCAAAGGATATATTGTAGAGATCAATACAAAAGCTTTGCATCATTTGAATACTTTCTTCCCGAACGAACGGTATTTCCCGTTGCTGAAGGAGTTGGGAGTTCGTGTACAGGTGAACAGTGATTCGCATTATCCCGAACGGATCAATAGCGGACGTCCCGAGGCATTAGCCGCGTTGCAGAAAGCAGGCTTTGAAACAGTGACCGAATGGCACGGGGGGAAATGGATAGAGATGCCACTTTAA
- a CDS encoding DUF3805 domain-containing protein: MIQGKKFISPGTWFSMIYPSDWSEFEDGEGSFLFYNPEHWTGNFRISAYKEDAAAPGGMNYGKDSVRQELKENPSASLVKVGHLECAYSKEMFEEEGIYYTSHLWVTGIDNVAFECSFTVPKGEHVDEAEKIISSLEIRKDGQKYPAEIIPIRLSEIYQVNEAYEWVTDTVKTQLKKDFQGLEEDLQKIQDVIDSGVLSPKKKEPWLAFGIAICTILANEVEGMEWMTLVDGNREVPVLRYEGSEQLIDPMKLLWSRVRAGETCEVAEAYKQALIH; encoded by the coding sequence ATGATACAAGGCAAGAAATTTATCTCCCCGGGGACATGGTTCTCAATGATATATCCGTCAGACTGGAGCGAATTTGAAGACGGCGAAGGCTCCTTCCTTTTTTATAATCCCGAACATTGGACGGGTAATTTCCGTATATCAGCCTATAAAGAAGATGCTGCCGCACCTGGCGGTATGAATTATGGAAAGGATTCCGTCCGTCAGGAACTGAAAGAAAACCCTTCGGCCTCCCTGGTGAAGGTGGGACATCTGGAATGTGCCTACAGCAAGGAGATGTTTGAGGAAGAAGGTATCTATTACACCAGCCATCTCTGGGTGACAGGCATTGACAATGTTGCTTTCGAATGTTCGTTTACCGTACCGAAAGGAGAACATGTGGATGAGGCGGAAAAGATTATATCCAGCCTTGAGATCCGTAAAGACGGGCAAAAGTATCCTGCGGAAATCATTCCTATTCGCCTTTCTGAGATTTATCAGGTGAACGAAGCCTACGAGTGGGTGACAGATACGGTGAAAACGCAATTGAAAAAAGACTTTCAGGGACTGGAAGAAGACCTGCAAAAGATACAGGATGTGATTGACAGTGGCGTTCTCTCTCCTAAGAAAAAAGAACCCTGGCTGGCGTTCGGTATCGCCATCTGTACGATTCTGGCTAATGAAGTGGAGGGTATGGAATGGATGACGCTGGTTGACGGTAACCGTGAAGTGCCGGTGTTGCGGTATGAAGGTTCGGAACAGTTGATTGATCCGATGAAATTGCTGTGGAGCCGGGTGAGAGCCGGAGAAACCTGCGAAGTGGCAGAGGCATATAAGCAGGCGCTGATACACTAA
- a CDS encoding sensor histidine kinase codes for MNLPVTQKHFLSFSRKLFLSVISLFLVFAACFMAYQYQREKEYKVELLNIQLQDCNNLLYEKLYDHPQDMTEVISDYLQHNVLKDLRITVVNLDGKVLFDSQEQNVEQLGNHLDREEVQKALYNGVGFDVRRTSETTGVPYFYSATLYKDYIIRSALPYSVSLINNLKADPHYIWFTVIVTLLLMIIFYKFTNKLGTSISQLREFAMRADRNEPIEMAMQSAFPHNELGEISQHIIQIYKRLHETKEALYIEREKLITHLQISHEGLGVFNKDKKEILVNNLFTQYSNLISDSNLETAEEVFNISELKEITDFINKAPKRPVGKEEKRMSITINKNGKTFIVECIIFQDMSFEISINDVTQEEEQIRLKRQLTQNIAHELKTPVSSIQGYLETIVNNENLPKEKMNVFLERCYAQSNRLSRLLRDISVLTRMDEAANMIDMEKMDISVLVTNIVNEVSLELEEKHITVVNSLKKEIQIRGNYSLLYSIFRNLMDNAIAYAGNNIQIHINCFREDEKFYYFSFADTGVGVSPEHLNRLFERFYRVDKGRSRKLGGTGLGLAIVKNAVILHGGNISAKNNQGGGLEFVFTLAKER; via the coding sequence ATGAACCTACCTGTCACCCAAAAGCACTTTCTCTCTTTCAGCCGGAAGTTATTCCTTTCGGTCATTTCCCTGTTCCTGGTGTTTGCCGCCTGCTTCATGGCCTATCAGTATCAGAGGGAGAAAGAGTATAAAGTAGAGTTACTGAATATACAGTTACAGGATTGCAATAATCTGCTGTACGAGAAGTTGTACGATCACCCACAGGATATGACTGAGGTGATCTCCGATTACCTGCAACATAACGTATTGAAAGATTTGCGCATCACTGTAGTAAACCTCGATGGGAAAGTGCTTTTCGACAGTCAGGAACAGAATGTGGAGCAGTTGGGCAATCATCTCGACCGGGAAGAGGTACAAAAGGCCTTGTACAATGGGGTCGGCTTCGATGTACGCCGCACCTCCGAAACAACCGGAGTCCCCTACTTCTACTCCGCCACCTTATATAAGGACTACATCATCCGCTCGGCTCTGCCCTACAGTGTCAGCCTGATCAATAACCTGAAAGCGGACCCGCATTACATCTGGTTCACCGTTATCGTCACCCTGTTGCTGATGATCATCTTCTATAAGTTTACCAACAAGCTGGGCACTTCCATCAGCCAGCTCCGCGAATTCGCTATGCGTGCCGACCGCAATGAACCTATCGAAATGGCGATGCAGTCGGCCTTCCCCCACAATGAACTGGGTGAGATTTCGCAACACATCATTCAGATATACAAACGTCTCCACGAAACGAAAGAGGCACTCTACATCGAGAGGGAGAAGCTGATCACACACCTGCAGATTTCGCATGAAGGGCTGGGAGTATTCAATAAAGACAAAAAAGAGATCCTGGTCAACAACTTGTTTACCCAATACAGCAATCTGATATCGGACTCAAACCTGGAAACGGCAGAAGAGGTATTCAATATCAGCGAGCTCAAAGAGATAACGGACTTCATCAACAAAGCTCCCAAACGTCCCGTCGGCAAGGAGGAGAAACGAATGTCCATCACTATCAATAAAAACGGGAAAACTTTTATCGTGGAGTGCATCATCTTCCAGGATATGAGCTTTGAGATCAGCATCAACGACGTCACTCAGGAAGAAGAGCAGATCCGCCTGAAACGGCAACTGACACAAAACATCGCGCATGAATTGAAAACTCCGGTCAGCAGTATCCAGGGTTACCTGGAGACCATTGTCAACAACGAAAACCTCCCGAAGGAAAAGATGAATGTGTTCCTTGAACGCTGTTATGCACAGAGTAACCGCCTGAGCCGATTATTGCGTGACATCTCCGTACTGACGCGTATGGACGAGGCCGCCAACATGATCGACATGGAAAAGATGGACATCAGTGTCCTGGTGACCAACATCGTGAACGAGGTATCCCTGGAACTGGAAGAGAAACACATCACGGTGGTCAATTCACTGAAGAAAGAGATTCAGATACGGGGCAACTACTCGCTGCTCTACTCCATCTTCCGCAACCTGATGGACAATGCCATCGCTTACGCCGGAAACAATATCCAAATCCACATCAACTGTTTCCGCGAAGACGAGAAGTTCTACTACTTCAGCTTTGCCGACACAGGCGTCGGAGTGTCGCCCGAACACCTGAACCGTCTTTTCGAACGCTTTTACCGAGTGGACAAAGGGCGCTCTCGCAAACTGGGAGGCACGGGGTTAGGACTGGCCATTGTCAAGAATGCCGTTATCCTCCACGGCGGAAACATATCGGCCAAAAACAACCAGGGAGGCGGTCTGGAGTTTGTATTCACCCTGGCTAAGGAGAGGTAG
- a CDS encoding glycoside hydrolase family 16 protein, which produces MKHKNLLLALPFAFFVFAGISLSSCKDTPVRKLYKSDIDWKLTWQDEFDKDGAPDPEKWVFSPWHPFCRDNNFVTFVKDGKLVLRALPNNDPNDTIRYMAGCVETLGKKDFLYGRFEVCAKLGSAKGSWPAIWLKPTDSTTYGAWPKCGEIDIMEQLNKDTFVYHTMHTEYIKVLGHKTDPDYYTTASYNPHEFNVFGMEWTPDKIDMFINDSLTFSYPRIQEEGSVQWPFDVPFFLLLNQILGGWAGEIDDTELPVQMEVDWVRYYELPENKK; this is translated from the coding sequence ATGAAACACAAAAACTTATTGTTAGCTTTGCCGTTTGCTTTCTTTGTATTTGCCGGCATATCATTGTCCTCTTGTAAAGACACTCCTGTCCGTAAACTTTATAAAAGTGATATAGACTGGAAACTTACCTGGCAGGACGAGTTCGATAAAGACGGTGCACCCGATCCCGAAAAATGGGTATTCTCTCCCTGGCACCCTTTCTGTCGGGATAATAACTTTGTCACCTTTGTAAAAGACGGCAAGCTCGTCTTGCGTGCTTTGCCCAATAACGATCCGAATGACACGATCCGCTATATGGCCGGCTGTGTGGAGACTTTGGGCAAAAAAGATTTTTTGTACGGGCGCTTTGAAGTATGTGCCAAATTGGGCAGTGCTAAAGGTTCCTGGCCTGCCATCTGGTTAAAACCAACCGATTCGACCACATACGGGGCATGGCCTAAATGTGGAGAGATCGATATTATGGAGCAGCTGAATAAGGATACATTTGTCTACCACACCATGCATACGGAATATATTAAGGTATTAGGGCATAAAACAGATCCGGATTATTACACCACTGCGTCCTATAATCCGCATGAATTTAATGTGTTCGGCATGGAATGGACACCGGACAAAATAGATATGTTTATCAACGATTCCCTGACCTTCAGTTATCCCCGTATTCAAGAAGAAGGTTCTGTGCAATGGCCTTTTGACGTTCCGTTCTTCCTCTTGCTCAACCAGATACTCGGAGGATGGGCAGGCGAGATAGACGACACTGAACTTCCCGTACAGATGGAGGTAGACTGGGTGCGTTATTACGAATTACCGGAAAATAAAAAATAG
- a CDS encoding response regulator transcription factor, translating to MNDYRILVVDDEEDLCEILKFNLENEGYEVDTANSAEEALKMNISSYHLLLLDVMMGEISGFKMANLLKKDKKTAQVPIIFITAKDTENDTVTGFNLGADDYISKPFSLREVIARVKAVLRRTATSDTEKAPEQLCYQSLVIDITKKKVSIDGEEVPLTKKEFEILFLLLQNKGRVFSREDILSRIWSDEVYVLDRTIDVNITRLRKKIGTYGKRIVTRLGYGYCFETE from the coding sequence ATGAACGATTACCGTATTTTAGTGGTCGACGATGAAGAAGACCTCTGTGAGATTCTGAAGTTCAATCTTGAGAACGAAGGGTATGAAGTAGATACTGCCAACTCTGCGGAAGAGGCCCTGAAAATGAATATCAGCAGCTATCACCTGCTGTTATTGGATGTCATGATGGGGGAAATTTCCGGATTCAAAATGGCCAATCTGCTGAAAAAGGATAAAAAGACAGCGCAGGTTCCCATTATATTCATCACTGCCAAAGATACGGAAAATGACACCGTCACCGGATTCAACCTGGGAGCGGACGACTATATTTCAAAGCCCTTCTCCCTGCGTGAGGTCATTGCCCGTGTAAAGGCCGTGCTCCGGCGTACTGCTACCTCCGATACGGAAAAAGCACCCGAACAACTTTGCTACCAGTCTCTGGTGATCGATATTACCAAAAAGAAAGTAAGCATCGACGGCGAAGAAGTACCCCTGACCAAGAAAGAGTTCGAAATCCTCTTCCTGCTGTTACAAAACAAGGGACGCGTCTTCTCGCGCGAAGATATTCTGAGCCGGATCTGGAGCGACGAAGTCTATGTACTGGACCGCACCATAGACGTCAACATCACCCGGTTACGGAAAAAGATCGGTACCTACGGTAAACGTATCGTCACCCGCCTGGGATACGGTTATTGCTTCGAAACGGAATAG
- a CDS encoding lipocalin-like domain-containing protein: protein MKKGILLLFVVLMGFTSCGKKFGHRYLDGMWQMQRIEYKDGNIDTPLDTYFSFQMDIIHLRKLGNSEFYGKYVYENDSMHIQVLDATAEQMKVFGMDGRVQDFAVEKLNSNKLVLQSDYARLEFRKY from the coding sequence ATGAAAAAAGGAATCCTATTGTTGTTTGTCGTCCTGATGGGTTTCACGTCGTGTGGAAAGAAATTCGGGCATCGCTATCTGGATGGAATGTGGCAGATGCAACGTATAGAATATAAAGATGGTAATATCGATACTCCACTGGACACTTATTTCAGTTTTCAGATGGATATCATCCACTTGAGGAAGTTGGGTAATAGTGAGTTCTATGGAAAATATGTCTACGAGAACGACTCCATGCACATACAAGTACTCGACGCTACGGCGGAACAGATGAAAGTTTTCGGCATGGATGGCCGGGTACAGGACTTTGCCGTAGAGAAGCTGAACAGTAACAAATTGGTTCTTCAGTCGGACTATGCCCGGTTGGAATTCAGAAAATATTGA